One Phaseolus vulgaris cultivar G19833 chromosome 4, P. vulgaris v2.0, whole genome shotgun sequence DNA window includes the following coding sequences:
- the LOC137838833 gene encoding uncharacterized protein: MDMLCHSVVMIQLGSQERDRHAEEISRLDHELVEASGHLKQSLAAISDLSQKLDLEVAEKEKAQQEAAEARRRLAEVEAEMARMMVENTQLKKMVEERDEKLSSLATKLATLQAVRDKAEAELDRNFDQTEELLKPSFLRAFRQAHVLYGGSSASATFDLDNEVY; this comes from the coding sequence ATGGACATGCTTTGTCATTCGGTGGTCATGATCCAGCTGGGGTCCCAAGAACGAGACCGCCATGCCGAGGAGATATCCCGGTTGGATCATGAGTTGGTTGAGGCATCCGGTCATCTGAAGCAGTCTTTGGCTGCTATCTCCGACCTCTCGCAAAAACTGGACTTGGAGGTGGCCGAGAAGGAGAAAGCTCAGCAGGAGGCTGCTGAGGCTAGGCGCCGCTTGGCAGAGGTGGAGGCCGAAATGGCAAGGATGATGGTTGAAAACACCCAACTGAAGAAGATGGTAGAGGAGAGGGATGAGAAGCTTTCATCCTTGGCAACCAAGTTGGCTACCTTACAAGCTGTTAGGGACAAGGCCGAGGCAGAGTTGGATCGCAACTTCGACCAGACAGAGGAGTTGCTGAAGCCGAGCTTCCTTCGAGCTTTTCGTCAGGCCCATGTGCTTTATGGAGGGTCGTCGGCCTCTGCTACCTTTGATCTTGACAACGAAGTATACTAG